A DNA window from Solanum lycopersicum chromosome 3, SLM_r2.1 contains the following coding sequences:
- the LOC101262906 gene encoding uncharacterized protein isoform X1 has translation MVRVRNYCSISKPAIWIWLISALTFYLLFLMANRNSREWSISNAEQRSRLYEKMEKDLEDHGATFLKQGETTQSLSLSDLFILKDGVVTPVLKPANPPVRANVLYLNPEYSVPIADAVRSIFSPHFDKAIWFQNSSLYHFSMFHGSHHITAVPASESEIEAEANAVRAVSESICPLKITLDRVVLTSTGVLVGCWQVDSGSDPVTIRQKLRNALPHAPAKQLYDAVMLHTSFARLLGHPSSWPEEANKVSVLQFLYELVSRLNNKIHGTKAIVGELWYVEEYDILALALDGRMKVRKFQLGCSKV, from the exons ATGGTTAGGGTTAGGAATTATTGTTCCATTTCGAAACCGGCGATTTGGATCTGGTTAATATCTGCACTTACCTTTTATCTCCTCTTCCTTATGGCAAATCGCAATTCCAGAG AGTGGTCTATCTCAAATGCGGAGCAGAGGTCTAGATTGTATGAAAAGATGGAGAAAGACTTGGAGGATCACGGAGCTACTTTCCTCAAACAGGGAGAAACTACTCAATCACTTTCCCTGTCAGATCTGTTTATACTCAAAGATGGAGTAGTCACTCCTGTACTCAAG CCTGCAAATCCCCCTGTGCGAGCGAATGTTTTGTATCTCAATCCAGAGTATTCTGTCCCTATTGC ggATGCTGTGAGATCTATATTCTCGCCACATTTTGATAAAG CAATTTGGTTTCAGAACTCTAGTTTATATCACTTCAGCATGTTCCACGGTTCCCATCACATTACTGCTGTCCCTGCTTCTGAATCAGAG ATTGAAGCTGAAGCAAATGCTGTTAGAGCTGTTTCTGAGTCAATCTGCCCACTAAAAATTACCCTAGACAGAGTGGTTCTGACATCAACTGGGGTGTTAGTAGGTTGTTGGCAG GTGGACTCTGGAAGTGATCCAGTAACTATCAGACAAAAATTGAGAAATGCTCTTCCACATGCACCTGCGAAGCAACTT TATGATGCTGTAATGCTTCATACCTCATTTGCCAGACTTCTTGGACACCCTAGTAGTTGGCCTGAG GAAGCAAATAAAGTTTCAGTACTCCAATTTCTCTATGAGCTCGTGAGTAGATTAAACAACAAAATCCATGGCACTAAG GCAATTGTCGGTGAGCTTTGGTACGTTGAGGAATATGACATATTAGCTCTTGCGTTGGATGGGAGAATGAAAGTCCGCAAGTTCCAGCTTGGCTGTTCGAAAGTGTGA
- the LOC101262906 gene encoding uncharacterized protein isoform X2 — MVRVRNYCSISKPAIWIWLISALTFYLLFLMANRNSREWSISNAEQRSRLYEKMEKDLEDHGATFLKQGETTQSLSLSDLFILKDGVVTPVLKPANPPVRANVLYLNPEYSVPIADAVRSIFSPHFDKAIWFQNSSLYHFSMFHGSHHITAVPASESEIEAEANAVRAVSESICPLKITLDRVVLTSTGVLVGCWQVDSGSDPVTIRQKLRNALPHAPAKQLYDAVMLHTSFARLLGHPSSWPEAIVGELWYVEEYDILALALDGRMKVRKFQLGCSKV, encoded by the exons ATGGTTAGGGTTAGGAATTATTGTTCCATTTCGAAACCGGCGATTTGGATCTGGTTAATATCTGCACTTACCTTTTATCTCCTCTTCCTTATGGCAAATCGCAATTCCAGAG AGTGGTCTATCTCAAATGCGGAGCAGAGGTCTAGATTGTATGAAAAGATGGAGAAAGACTTGGAGGATCACGGAGCTACTTTCCTCAAACAGGGAGAAACTACTCAATCACTTTCCCTGTCAGATCTGTTTATACTCAAAGATGGAGTAGTCACTCCTGTACTCAAG CCTGCAAATCCCCCTGTGCGAGCGAATGTTTTGTATCTCAATCCAGAGTATTCTGTCCCTATTGC ggATGCTGTGAGATCTATATTCTCGCCACATTTTGATAAAG CAATTTGGTTTCAGAACTCTAGTTTATATCACTTCAGCATGTTCCACGGTTCCCATCACATTACTGCTGTCCCTGCTTCTGAATCAGAG ATTGAAGCTGAAGCAAATGCTGTTAGAGCTGTTTCTGAGTCAATCTGCCCACTAAAAATTACCCTAGACAGAGTGGTTCTGACATCAACTGGGGTGTTAGTAGGTTGTTGGCAG GTGGACTCTGGAAGTGATCCAGTAACTATCAGACAAAAATTGAGAAATGCTCTTCCACATGCACCTGCGAAGCAACTT TATGATGCTGTAATGCTTCATACCTCATTTGCCAGACTTCTTGGACACCCTAGTAGTTGGCCTGAG GCAATTGTCGGTGAGCTTTGGTACGTTGAGGAATATGACATATTAGCTCTTGCGTTGGATGGGAGAATGAAAGTCCGCAAGTTCCAGCTTGGCTGTTCGAAAGTGTGA
- the LOC101245633 gene encoding transcription factor bHLH47: MDTENPAPIVEKDTTDAETSLDSSHLRKKIQKKVPKRIHKAEREKMKREHLNELFLGLADALELSEQMNGKASVLSEAARFVKDMLSQIKHMRTENTTLLSESQYLSVEKKELEDENTVLEAEISKLQNEVKAREAETSLDLNLAPPEIHHTEFASQTNYMRLPASEHGFQQSQMMNPVYVFPLSSNPQAYPAPDAADPMAMPSSTVKKPQPRYPTPNDVWPSQILEKRPQLLRQEVQDGA; encoded by the exons ATGGATACAGAAAATCCTGCTCCAATAGTTGAAAAGGATACTACAGATGCGGAGACATCATTGGATAG CTCTCATCTCAGGAAGAAGATTCAGAAGAAAGTTCCAAAAAGAATTCACAAAGCtgagagagagaaaatgaaGAGAGAGCATTTAAATGAGCTTTTTCTTGGTTTGGCTGATGCTCTTG AACTATCTGAGCAGATGAATGGAAAAGCCTCTGTATTGAGTGAAGCTGCTCGATTTGTAAAGGACATGCTTTCTCAGATCAAGCATATGAGGACAGAAAATACGACTTTGCTGTCTGAATCTCAATAT CTTAGCGTGGAGAAAAAGGAGCTTGAGGATGAAAATACAGTTCTGGAGGCTGAAATTAGCAAACTGCAGAATGAGGTCAAAGCAAGGGAAGCTGAGACTAGTCTTGACCTAAATCTAGCTCCTCCTGAAATTCATCACACAGAGTTTGCCTCACAAACTAACTATATGAGATTGCCTGCTTCGGAGCACGGATTTCAACAGTCACAGATGATGAACCCCGTGTACGTCTTTCCCTTGAGTTCTAATCCTCAGGCTTATCCAGCGCCTGATGCTGCAGATCCCATGGCTATGCCCTCATCTACTGTGAAGAAACCACAGCCTAGATACCCCACTCCAAATGATGTATGGCCATCCCAAATCCTTGAAAAGAGGCCTCAGTTATTGCGACAGGAGGTTCAAGATGGTGCGTAA
- the LOC101246233 gene encoding HVA22-like protein a yields MGGSGGGIVSLLKVIISNFDVLAGPVVSLVYPLYASIRAIETKSPVDDQQWLTYWILYSMITLFELTFAKLIEWLPFWSYAKLIATCWLVIPYFNGAAYVYEHYIRTYIVQRKAVNIWYVPRKKDVFSKPDDILTAAEKYIKEHGTQAFEEMIHKADGERKTHTSNYVFYDDDYRY; encoded by the exons ATGGGAGGATCTGGAGGAGGTATAGTAAGCTTACTCAAGGTCATAATCAGCAACTTTGATGTTCTTGCAGG GCCAGTGGTTAGTTTGGTATATCCTCT GTATGCTTCAATTAGGGCTATTGAGACCAAATCCCCTGTGGATGATCAGCAATGGCTTACATACTGGATTTTGTATTCTATGATCACACTTTTTGAGCTGACGTTTGCCAAGCTTATTGAATG GCTTCCTTTCTGGTCATATGCAAAACTGATAGCGACCTGCTGGTTGGTCATACCTTACTTCAATGGTGCTGCGTATGTGTATGAGCATTATATTAGGACTTACATTGTCCAACGAAAAGCAGTTAACATCTGGTATGTGCCACGAAAGAAGGATGTCTTTAGTAAGCCAGATGACATCCTGACTGCTGCAGAGAAATACATAAAAGAACATGGAACCCAAGCGTTTGAGGAGATGATTCACAAG GCTGATGGAGAACGAAAGACCCATACCAGCAATTATGTGTTTTATGATGACGACTACAGATACTGA
- the LOC101257851 gene encoding PH, RCC1 and FYVE domains-containing protein 1, translating to MNNVQRNSLGERNVEQAITALKRGSYLLKYGRRGKPKFCPFRLSTDETRLIWYVEKEEKQLQLSQVSRIIPGQRTANFLRFPRPEKEYQSFSLLYGKSSLDLICKDKEEAEVWFVALRALTSRVDCQKWTSDIRYDIAYSDGSTSATQRRSHSALSSSSGSSSTPYEDPKKNLLGSVPSQSPPRKRLERAFSDYLLYNSAAKCSSHREFATSSFNSRSYGNLDDEIGQSSTDTIRSSFSSAISSSSHGSFANADTLCDILIWGEGIGDGLLGGGMCGLGKFETARRDAPLPRTLESALILDAQYVACGSRHAVLITKQGEIFSWGEGLSGRLGHGVESDISSPKLIDSLCGLNVTSAACGDYHTCATTITGDLYTWGEGTFNFGLLGHDTGISHWIPKKVRGPLVGKHVSYVSCGPWHSAVITSVGQLFTFGDGTFGALGHGDRSSIGIPREVETLQGLRTVRVACGHWHTAAVVELSFDDSSSCNSPPWKLFTWGNGDDGQLGHEDNASRHTPCKVVQLDGINFSRVACGHSITVALTTLGQVYTMGKVDYGQLGIPGSTGKFPSRVQGKITDCFIEEIACGSFHVVSLSSNSELYTWGKGGNGQLGHGDNHDRNTPTLVEALKAKKVKDVVCGNNFTAAICLHREVSLADNSICAGCQSPFNLRRKRHNCYNCGLVFCTVCTSKRSVRASLAPKMNKPYRVCEDCFTKLNKGLDIGLTCLPPKVTTGSLQKNTGERRKETSPSKQKGLLSRLSSFNSFRSDDKRFRKNQKQDSNSENVSPIPNGNTQSEVSQTSSQLLSFSSCPEILSVSFVGSTSHSQAGSPASFESCSSNSVLLRSAFAAQANHEVDLDDSKQTSESLKKEISILKEQVDILTQRSLFLEAELEKKSTQLQEKSEEAITETDKNNAAKEVIKSLMTQVKGNTARAPQDGSAENLIHSTMTVP from the exons ATGAACAACGTACAGAGGAACAGTCTTGGAGAGAGGAATGTGGAACAG GCCATTACAGCCTTAAAAAGAGGATCATACCTACTGAAGTATGGACGCAGAGGAAAGCCAAAATTCTGCCCTTTTCGTCTTTCTACT GATGAAACAAGACTGATATGGTATGTtgaaaaggaggagaaacaGCTTCAATTGAGTCAGGTTTCAAGGATTATTCCCGGTCAACGAACT GCAAATTTTCTGCGGTTTCCTAGACCTGAGAAGGAATATCAGTCATTTTCACTTCTATATGGCAAAAGTTCCTTGGATTTG ATCTGCAAAGATAAGGAAGAGGCAGAAGTCTGGTTTGTTGCTCTCAGAGCCTTGACATCTCGGGTTGACTGTCAAAAGTGGACAAGCGATATAAGATATGATATAGCATATTCTGATGGTTCAACTTCTGCGACACAGCGACGTTCTCACTCTGCTTTGTCAAGTAGTAGTGGAAGCAGCAGTACACCCTATGAG GACCCAAAGAAAAATCTATTGGGTTCAGTTCCATCTCAGAGTCCTCCAAGAAAGAGATTAGAAAGAGCGTTCTCCGACTATTTACTTTATAATTCAGCGGCAAAATGTTCTTCCCATAGAGAGTTTGCTACTAGTTCCTTCAACTCAAGATCATACGGAAACCTAGATGATGAAATTGGGCAGAGCTCTACAGATACTATCCGATCTAGTTTTTCCAGTGCCATTAGTTCATCTAGCCACGGATCTTTCGCAAATGCTGATACCCTCTGTGACATCTTAATATGGGGAGAAGGAATTGGTGATGGCCTGCTTGGTGGTGGGATGTGTGGacttggaaaatttgaaactgcAAGAAGAGATGCACCTTTGCCGAGGACCTTGGAATCGGCATTAATACTTGATGCTCAATATGTTGCTTGTGGGAGCAGACATGCCGTACTAATCACAAAGCAAGGAGAGATTTTTAGTTGGGGAGAGGGCTTAAGTGGCAGACTAGGGCATGGAGTAGAATCTGACATTTCTAGCCCAAAACTTATTGACAGTCTCTGTGGGTTAAATGTTACATCAGCAGCATGCGGAGATTATCATACTTGTGCCACAACAATCACTGGAGATCTCTATACATGGGGTGAGGGTACCTTTAACTTTGGCCTCCTTGGGCATGATACTGGAATCAGCCACTGGATCCCCAAAAAAGTTAGGGGTCCTTTAGTTGGTAAGCATGTCTCATATGTCTCTTGTGGTCCTTGGCATTCAGCTGTTATAACATCTGTTGGCCAGCTTTTTACTTTTGGTGATGGAACATTTGGTGCTCTAGGTCATGGGGACCGTAGTAGCATTGGTATTCCTAGGGAAGTTGAAACTCTACAAGGACTAAGAACAGTTAGAGTGGCATGTGGGCATTGGCACACTGCAGCTGTGGTAGAGCTCTCTTTTGACGATTCCAGTTCTTGTAATTCCCCACCTTGGAAGCTTTTCACCTGGGGAAATGGGGATGATGGACAACTTGGACACGAAGATAATGCTTCTAGACACACTCCATGCAAAGTTGTACAGTTGGATGGCATTAACTTCAGTAGAGTAGCCTGTGGCCATAGTATTACAGTTGCTCTGACAACATTAGGGCAAGTATATACAATGGGGAAAGTTGATTATGGGCAACTAGGAATTCCTGGAAGTACTGGGAAGTTTCCTTCTCGTGTTCAAGGAAAAATTACAGATTGTTTCATTGAAGAAATAGCTTGTGGATCTTTCCATGTTGTGTCCCTGAGCTCAAACTCTGAGCTTTACACGTGGGGAAAGGGAGGAAATGGACAGCTAGGACATGGGGACAATCATGATAGGAACACTCCTACACTGGTTGAAGCGCTGAAAGCAAAAAAAGTAAAGGATGTGGTCTGTGGAAATAATTTTACTGCAGCCATTTGTCTACACAGAGAAGTGTCTCTCGCTGATAATTCCATTTGTGCTGGATGCCAGAGTCCATTTAATCTCAGACGAAAACGTCATAACTGCTACAACTGTGGGCTTGTCTTTTGCACAGTATGCACCAGTAAAAGATCTGTAAGAGCTTCTTTGGCTCCAAAAATGAACAAACCTTATCGTGTATGTGAAGATTGTTTTACTAAATTGAACAAGGGCTTGGATATTGGATTAACTTGTCTACCACCGAAGGTCACTACTGGAAGCTTACAGAAGAATACTGGAGAGAGGAGGAAAGAGACCTCACCTTCCAAACAAAAAGGCCTTCTCTCTAGGCTGTCCTCATTCAATTCATTCAGGTCTGACGATAAGCGTTTTAGAAAGAACCAGAAGCAAGATTCAAACTCTGAGAATGTCTCTCCAATTCCTAATGGCAATACTCAGAGTGAAGTATCTCAAACATCAAGCCAATTGTTGTCCTTTTCTAGTTGCCCTGAGATATTGTCTGTTTCTTTTGTTGGATCAACAAGTCACTCTCAAGCTGGTTCTCCTGCTTCATTTGAATCATGTTCATCTAATTCTGTGTTACTGAGATCTGCTTTTGCTGCACAAGCAAATCACGAAGTGGATCTTGATGATTCAAAGCAAACAAGTGAAAGTCTGAAAAAGGAAATTTCCATATTGAAGGAGCAG